One Pseudanabaena sp. FACHB-2040 genomic window carries:
- a CDS encoding phycobiliprotein lyase has protein sequence MEIVNFFETLAGKWFSQRTTHYLATQTSKAGQSNLMIEFLPHINAAVMKLCEELGQDSAQAACGLRINQDSRIDGETQSVQTAALMVALQPSDDQSGVLLQKTEGADQGSVGHYTLADEVMTIAIAAPGGQVEERLWFANPNVRMRTSVLQGPEGVKLTSFCSEIRLGVSRPPEE, from the coding sequence ATGGAAATTGTGAATTTTTTTGAAACGCTTGCCGGCAAGTGGTTCTCCCAGCGCACCACCCACTATTTGGCGACCCAAACTTCTAAGGCAGGGCAATCTAACTTGATGATTGAGTTCCTGCCGCACATCAACGCGGCAGTGATGAAATTATGTGAAGAACTGGGGCAAGACTCAGCCCAAGCGGCGTGCGGCCTCCGCATTAACCAAGACAGCCGCATTGATGGAGAAACTCAGTCGGTGCAGACGGCTGCCCTGATGGTGGCCCTGCAGCCGAGTGATGACCAGTCGGGGGTGCTGCTGCAAAAGACGGAAGGGGCTGACCAAGGTTCGGTAGGCCACTACACCCTAGCCGATGAGGTGATGACCATTGCGATCGCAGCCCCCGGCGGACAAGTTGAAGAACGGCTCTGGTTCGCTAATCCCAATGTGCGGATGCGAACCAGCGTTTTGCAAGGACCAGAGGGTGTTAAGCTGACCTCCTTTTGCTCCGAAATTCGCTTAGGCGTCAGCCGTCCCCCCGAGGAGTAG
- the hemE gene encoding uroporphyrinogen decarboxylase: protein MTGLDQVPYLLRAARKEPLDRPPVWMMRQAGRYMKVYRDLRDKYPSFRERSENADLAIEISLQPWRAFKPDGVILFSDILTPLTGMGIPFDIIESKGPIIEPAIRTREQIDQVRTLDPEESLPYIRTILQTLRQEVGNEAAVLGFVGAPWTLAAYAVEGKGSKTYSVIKGMAFSEPDMLHTLLGKLADNIAAYVRYQIDCGAQVVQMFDSWAGQLSPMDYRTFALPYQQRVVQQVKATHPDTPMILYISGSAGVLELMGESGVDIVSVDWTVDMADARRRLGPDIGVQGNVDPAALFGAKPFIRDRILDTIRKAGNRGHILNLGHGILPGTPEDNAAYFFETAKQVDQLMACA from the coding sequence ATGACCGGACTTGACCAGGTGCCCTATTTACTCAGAGCAGCTCGCAAAGAACCCCTAGATCGCCCGCCCGTTTGGATGATGCGGCAGGCCGGACGCTATATGAAGGTTTACCGCGACCTGCGGGACAAATATCCGTCTTTCCGGGAGCGTTCTGAGAATGCTGACCTGGCAATTGAAATTTCCTTGCAGCCTTGGCGTGCCTTTAAGCCCGATGGCGTGATTCTCTTCTCCGATATTCTCACGCCGCTCACAGGCATGGGCATTCCCTTCGACATCATCGAGAGCAAGGGACCGATCATTGAACCGGCTATCCGCACCCGCGAGCAGATTGACCAAGTACGGACATTAGATCCAGAAGAGTCGCTGCCTTACATTCGCACCATTCTGCAAACCCTGCGCCAAGAAGTCGGCAACGAAGCTGCTGTGCTGGGCTTTGTCGGCGCTCCCTGGACGCTGGCCGCTTATGCCGTTGAGGGCAAGGGCTCTAAGACCTACTCCGTGATCAAGGGCATGGCGTTTTCCGAGCCTGACATGCTGCACACGCTGTTGGGCAAACTGGCCGACAACATCGCTGCCTACGTGCGCTACCAGATCGACTGCGGCGCACAGGTCGTGCAAATGTTCGACTCCTGGGCCGGGCAGCTGAGCCCGATGGACTATCGCACCTTTGCCCTACCCTACCAACAACGGGTCGTGCAGCAGGTCAAGGCCACCCACCCCGACACCCCAATGATCCTCTACATCAGCGGCAGCGCTGGCGTGCTGGAGCTGATGGGCGAGTCTGGCGTAGACATCGTCAGCGTTGACTGGACGGTAGACATGGCCGATGCCCGTCGCCGCCTCGGACCCGATATCGGTGTGCAGGGCAACGTAGACCCGGCAGCGCTGTTTGGGGCCAAGCCGTTTATTCGCGATCGCATTCTCGACACCATCCGTAAGGCAGGCAACCGAGGCCACATTCTCAACCTGGGCCACGGCATTTTACCCGGCACCCCCGAAGACAATGCGGCCTATTTCTTTGAGACGGCTAAACAGGTCGATCAGCTAATGGCCTGCGCCTAA
- a CDS encoding heavy-metal-associated domain-containing protein — translation MTTLNLTVPDMACGACVDTITQAVKSLDADAAIAADTKTKAVNITTSADANTVTQAITDAGYTVNA, via the coding sequence ATGACAACTCTTAACCTGACCGTTCCCGATATGGCCTGCGGTGCCTGTGTTGATACGATTACCCAGGCAGTGAAATCTTTAGATGCCGATGCGGCCATTGCTGCCGACACCAAGACAAAGGCTGTGAACATCACCACCAGCGCCGACGCCAACACGGTGACTCAGGCGATTACCGATGCGGGGTATACGGTTAACGCCTGA
- a CDS encoding GvpL/GvpF family gas vesicle protein — translation MNVASESALYVYAVCRLPAAGLTLPLGIERETILVTVEEMAAIAEPGLDLAALQADDQRLLTAVLTHDRVICDLFNQTTLLPLRFGIQLAPDSLEKHLQDNLETYRRRLTTLVDKAEYQVKLTPAEIALPPLPEGLTGRDYFLAKKNRLQEQAVEQQRQQDELNRLVADIQAAYPKIRTGESDEGIPRLYLLLGKDQAQPLLQAAESWQRQSPHWQIALSEALPPYHFVS, via the coding sequence ATGAATGTTGCCTCAGAGTCTGCGCTTTATGTCTATGCAGTGTGTCGGCTGCCAGCAGCAGGGCTCACGCTGCCGCTAGGAATAGAGCGAGAGACAATTTTAGTCACGGTAGAGGAGATGGCTGCGATCGCAGAACCCGGCCTCGACCTGGCAGCTCTCCAGGCCGACGACCAGCGCCTCCTGACCGCTGTGCTGACCCATGATCGAGTGATCTGCGATCTGTTTAACCAGACGACGCTGCTGCCCCTGCGCTTTGGTATTCAGCTCGCGCCAGACAGCTTAGAGAAACACCTGCAGGACAATCTAGAGACTTACCGCCGCCGTTTAACAACCCTGGTTGATAAGGCAGAGTACCAGGTCAAGCTCACCCCTGCCGAGATTGCCCTGCCCCCACTGCCAGAGGGGCTCACTGGGCGAGACTATTTTTTGGCTAAGAAAAATCGCCTGCAGGAACAGGCTGTCGAACAGCAGCGTCAGCAGGATGAGCTAAACAGGTTGGTAGCCGACATTCAGGCTGCCTATCCCAAAATTCGAACTGGGGAATCTGACGAAGGCATCCCCCGCCTATATTTGCTGCTAGGGAAAGATCAGGCCCAGCCCCTGCTGCAGGCTGCAGAAAGCTGGCAGCGGCAAAGCCCTCATTGGCAAATTGCCCTCAGCGAGGCATTACCCCCTTACCATTTCGTATCGTGA
- the leuD gene encoding 3-isopropylmalate dehydratase small subunit produces MSQVKSVAGRGLPLRGNDIDTDRIIPARFLRSVTFDGLGEQVFADDRAQTKGSHPFDQPQYAGAKILVVNRNFGCGSSREHAPQAIARWGIQALIGESFAEIFFGNCVAMGIPCLMATPEVVKVLQDAIESNPQVQLQVDLEEMEVRCEEYAAPVQMAAGPRQMFVSGTWDACGQLVAQGEAVRATAAKLPYIHW; encoded by the coding sequence ATGTCTCAGGTTAAGTCTGTTGCCGGGCGCGGTTTGCCGCTACGGGGCAATGATATCGATACCGATCGTATTATCCCGGCGCGATTTTTGCGCAGCGTAACCTTTGACGGCCTAGGAGAGCAGGTGTTTGCCGATGACCGGGCCCAGACCAAGGGCAGCCATCCCTTTGATCAGCCGCAGTATGCGGGGGCCAAGATTTTAGTGGTAAACCGTAACTTTGGCTGCGGCTCGTCGCGGGAGCATGCCCCCCAAGCGATTGCACGTTGGGGCATTCAAGCGCTGATCGGTGAGAGCTTTGCCGAGATTTTCTTTGGCAACTGTGTGGCGATGGGTATTCCCTGCCTGATGGCTACGCCTGAAGTGGTGAAAGTGCTGCAGGACGCTATCGAATCTAATCCTCAGGTCCAGCTGCAGGTGGATCTAGAGGAGATGGAGGTGCGCTGCGAAGAGTACGCGGCCCCCGTACAGATGGCAGCAGGCCCTCGGCAAATGTTTGTCAGCGGCACTTGGGATGCTTGCGGTCAGCTCGTGGCTCAGGGAGAAGCGGTCCGAGCGACTGCGGCCAAGCTGCCCTATATTCATTGGTAG
- a CDS encoding sugar phosphorylase has translation MTVTTSKQFERVSACIQPLLSRIYSADVAERLIDDIYTLMEPWLCPSGQENLKKWSHNNVLLITYGDSICSQDGRKPLKVLGEFLETYVEGAITGVHILPFFPYSSDDGFAVIDYLQVNPELGDWEDVRHIADHFNLMVDLVINHISSEHEWFQQFKRGEKPGCDYFIDVDASNDLSHVVRPRSSPLLTKVDTTSGPKYVWTTFSEDQVDVNFENPDVLLEYIKIILFYINAGARYIRLDAVGFLWKKLCTNCMHLPETHAVVRLLREMLQLIDPGIALITETNVPNRENLSYFGNRNEAHMIYNFSLPPLLLNALLQGKSDHLKTWMMSMPPAPIGCAYFNFTASHDGIGMRPAEGLLTDNEHQELLATMKRHGGQISMRRRPDGSESPYEINISLFDALKGTVKGEDEWQIERFLCSQTVMMSLEGIPAFYIHSLLATPNYTEGVKETGHNRTINRYKWDYEDLQQKLNDPNTSQSIVLRELRRLIQIRRRQTAFHPNATQYTLHPRNTALFAFWRQSIARDQSIFSVHNLSNQVQDLRLSELNLVGTDDWYDLISGTHIEDITAIYPLQPYQSVWITNKIDSAFDETVPIIF, from the coding sequence ATGACTGTAACAACTAGCAAACAGTTCGAACGAGTTTCTGCCTGCATTCAGCCCCTGCTAAGTCGGATTTATTCGGCAGACGTGGCTGAGCGCTTAATTGATGATATTTATACTTTAATGGAGCCCTGGTTATGCCCGTCCGGCCAGGAAAACTTAAAAAAATGGAGTCATAACAACGTCCTGCTAATCACCTATGGAGACAGCATTTGCAGCCAGGATGGCCGCAAACCTCTAAAGGTGCTAGGGGAGTTTTTAGAAACTTATGTGGAAGGGGCGATCACTGGGGTTCATATTTTGCCGTTCTTTCCCTATAGCTCGGATGACGGCTTTGCCGTGATTGATTATCTACAGGTCAATCCGGAGCTGGGAGACTGGGAAGATGTTAGACACATCGCTGACCACTTTAATCTGATGGTTGATTTGGTGATCAACCATATCTCCAGCGAGCACGAGTGGTTTCAGCAGTTCAAGCGAGGCGAAAAACCGGGCTGTGACTACTTCATTGATGTGGATGCAAGCAATGACTTGTCTCACGTTGTGCGCCCCCGCAGCTCGCCGCTGCTGACTAAAGTAGACACCACCAGTGGCCCTAAATACGTCTGGACAACGTTTAGCGAAGATCAGGTAGACGTTAACTTTGAAAATCCAGACGTGCTGCTGGAATATATCAAGATTATTCTGTTTTATATCAATGCTGGAGCTCGCTACATCCGGCTAGATGCGGTTGGCTTCCTCTGGAAGAAGCTATGCACAAACTGTATGCACCTGCCCGAAACCCATGCGGTAGTGCGCTTGCTGCGGGAAATGCTGCAGCTAATCGATCCGGGGATTGCGCTGATCACCGAAACCAACGTGCCGAATCGGGAGAACCTGAGCTACTTCGGCAACCGCAATGAAGCCCACATGATCTACAACTTCAGCCTGCCGCCGCTGCTGCTGAATGCGCTACTTCAGGGCAAGTCTGACCACCTGAAGACCTGGATGATGAGCATGCCGCCTGCCCCCATTGGCTGTGCTTACTTCAACTTTACGGCGTCTCACGACGGCATTGGAATGCGTCCGGCAGAGGGACTGCTGACTGATAACGAGCATCAGGAACTGCTGGCAACCATGAAGCGGCATGGTGGCCAAATCAGCATGCGCCGCCGCCCAGACGGCAGCGAGTCTCCTTACGAGATCAATATCTCCCTGTTTGATGCCCTTAAAGGCACGGTCAAAGGTGAGGATGAGTGGCAGATTGAGCGTTTTCTCTGCTCCCAAACCGTCATGATGTCGTTAGAGGGCATCCCGGCCTTCTATATTCACAGCCTATTAGCGACGCCTAACTATACAGAAGGCGTGAAGGAAACCGGACACAACCGCACGATCAACCGCTATAAGTGGGACTACGAAGATCTGCAGCAGAAGCTGAATGACCCCAACACGTCTCAGTCCATAGTGCTGCGGGAGCTGCGGCGGCTAATTCAGATTCGGCGGCGGCAGACCGCATTCCATCCGAATGCGACCCAGTACACGCTGCACCCGCGCAACACGGCCCTGTTTGCCTTTTGGCGGCAGAGCATAGCGCGGGATCAGAGCATTTTCTCGGTGCACAACCTGAGCAATCAGGTTCAAGACCTGCGGCTGTCTGAGCTCAATCTGGTCGGCACTGATGACTGGTATGACCTGATCAGCGGCACTCATATTGAAGACATCACTGCAATCTACCCATTGCAGCCTTACCAATCGGTTTGGATTACGAACAAAATCGACTCTGCCTTTGACGAAACCGTGCCCATTATTTTCTAG
- a CDS encoding Crp/Fnr family transcriptional regulator — MLEQLYRERALVPFPAGRTIPLKGEEVLVVCRGVVQLFTIQHDGSETLLGLAGPSMPVGLPLTVVDPYWATALTDVDVLPLPLVEIEASSILMAGIFRNLTLRLQQAEAWLALSGKRLVADRLRHLLLLLAKDFGYVEPEGVRIPVRLTHHQLATAIGTTRVTVTRLLKDFKAEGWMTIDQRNIVLRMDQRFPITHQLHPLHRA, encoded by the coding sequence CTGCTAGAGCAACTCTATCGGGAACGGGCTCTAGTGCCCTTTCCAGCCGGTCGAACCATTCCCTTGAAGGGAGAAGAAGTGCTGGTCGTTTGCCGGGGTGTGGTTCAGCTGTTCACCATTCAGCATGATGGTAGCGAGACACTGCTGGGTCTAGCGGGTCCCTCTATGCCGGTAGGCCTGCCGCTGACGGTGGTTGATCCCTACTGGGCTACCGCCCTGACAGATGTGGATGTTCTGCCCCTGCCGCTGGTTGAGATTGAGGCGTCCTCTATTTTGATGGCCGGCATCTTTCGCAATTTGACCCTGCGGCTGCAGCAGGCCGAAGCCTGGCTAGCCCTGTCTGGGAAGCGTTTGGTTGCCGACCGCCTCAGGCATTTGCTGCTGCTTCTGGCTAAGGATTTTGGCTACGTCGAACCCGAAGGGGTACGAATTCCAGTGCGGCTGACCCACCATCAGCTGGCGACCGCCATCGGCACCACCCGCGTAACAGTCACCCGCCTGCTCAAAGACTTTAAAGCTGAGGGCTGGATGACGATTGATCAGCGCAATATTGTGCTGCGGATGGATCAGCGCTTTCCCATCACCCACCAGCTGCATCCGCTCCACCGCGCCTAA
- the leuC gene encoding 3-isopropylmalate dehydratase large subunit, with protein sequence MSKGTLFDKVWDLHTVGTLPSGQTQLFIGLHLVHEVTSPQAFAMLRERGLKVMFPERTVATVDHIVPTDNQARPFVDTLAEEMIQSLERNSQEHNIAFYNIGSGSQGIVHVIAPEQGLTQPGMTIACGDSHTSTHGAFGAIAFGIGTSQVRDVLASQTLALAKLKVRRIEVNGTLKSGVYAKDVILYIIRKLGVKGGVGFAYEFAGNTIERMSMEERMTLCNMSIEGGARCGYINPDAVTYDYLQGRDFAPKAAEWDKAVTWWNSLRSDADAQYDDVVMFNAEDIAPTVTWGITPDQGIGIDEVVPTPDLLAESDRAIAEEAYVYMDLQPGNPIKGTKIDVCFIGSCTNGRISDLREAAKVAKGRQVAEGIKAFVVPGSERVKQQAEAEGLDQVFEAAGFEWRDAGCSMCLAMNPDKLQGREISASSSNRNFKGRQGSASGRTLLMSPAMVAAAAVRGQVTDVRDLL encoded by the coding sequence ATGAGCAAAGGCACGCTGTTTGATAAGGTTTGGGATTTGCACACCGTTGGCACCCTGCCCTCTGGCCAGACCCAACTCTTCATTGGTCTGCATCTGGTGCATGAAGTGACAAGCCCTCAAGCCTTCGCCATGCTGCGGGAGCGGGGGCTTAAGGTGATGTTCCCAGAGCGCACGGTAGCCACTGTCGATCACATCGTGCCGACTGACAACCAGGCCCGTCCGTTTGTCGATACCTTGGCCGAGGAGATGATTCAGTCTCTAGAGCGCAACAGCCAGGAGCACAACATTGCCTTCTACAACATTGGCTCGGGCAGCCAGGGCATCGTCCACGTGATTGCCCCCGAGCAGGGGCTAACGCAGCCTGGTATGACGATTGCCTGCGGCGATAGTCATACGTCTACGCATGGGGCCTTTGGTGCGATCGCATTTGGCATCGGTACCAGCCAGGTGCGCGACGTGCTGGCCTCCCAAACTCTGGCCCTGGCCAAGCTCAAAGTGCGGCGCATCGAAGTCAACGGCACCCTGAAGTCGGGCGTGTATGCCAAAGATGTGATCCTCTACATCATCCGCAAGCTGGGCGTTAAAGGTGGTGTGGGCTTTGCCTACGAGTTTGCCGGAAACACCATTGAGCGGATGTCGATGGAGGAGCGCATGACCCTCTGCAATATGTCGATTGAGGGCGGGGCTCGCTGCGGCTACATCAACCCCGATGCCGTGACCTACGACTACTTACAGGGCCGCGACTTTGCCCCCAAAGCCGCCGAGTGGGACAAGGCCGTGACCTGGTGGAACAGCCTGCGCAGCGATGCCGATGCCCAGTACGACGATGTGGTTATGTTCAACGCCGAGGACATTGCCCCCACCGTGACCTGGGGCATCACCCCCGACCAGGGTATCGGCATTGATGAAGTCGTGCCCACCCCCGATCTGTTGGCCGAAAGCGATCGCGCTATTGCTGAAGAAGCCTACGTCTACATGGACCTGCAGCCCGGCAACCCGATCAAAGGCACCAAAATAGATGTCTGCTTTATCGGCAGCTGCACCAACGGTCGGATTAGCGATCTGAGAGAAGCGGCCAAAGTCGCCAAGGGTAGACAGGTGGCTGAGGGCATCAAAGCTTTTGTCGTGCCGGGTTCAGAGCGAGTTAAGCAGCAGGCTGAGGCCGAGGGCTTAGACCAAGTTTTTGAAGCGGCTGGCTTTGAGTGGCGCGATGCAGGCTGCTCTATGTGCCTAGCGATGAACCCCGACAAGCTTCAGGGCCGCGAAATTAGCGCCTCGTCTTCCAACCGCAACTTCAAAGGGCGGCAGGGGTCTGCCTCTGGCCGCACGCTGCTGATGAGTCCGGCGATGGTGGCTGCCGCTGCCGTTAGAGGGCAGGTTACCGATGTTCGAGACTTGCTCTAG
- a CDS encoding HD domain-containing protein, with the protein MDTEQVGHLLEALVFAADKHRDQRRKDQQATPYINHPIGLVSILWHEAGIHDPIVLIAALLHDTVEDTDTQFTDLSDRFGSEVEQVVRQVTDDKSLPKDVRKQLQIDHAAKVSDAAKLVKLADKTYNLRDLVKSPPAGWSLERQRAYCEWAKRVVDQMRGVHPTLEDLFDAAYADAMARNLV; encoded by the coding sequence ATGGATACCGAACAAGTTGGGCACTTGCTAGAGGCACTGGTCTTTGCGGCCGACAAGCACCGTGACCAGCGCCGCAAGGACCAGCAGGCGACGCCATACATTAATCACCCCATCGGTCTGGTGAGTATTCTTTGGCACGAAGCTGGCATTCATGATCCGATCGTGCTGATAGCAGCGCTACTGCACGACACGGTAGAAGACACCGACACTCAGTTCACTGACTTGAGCGATCGCTTTGGCAGCGAAGTGGAGCAGGTGGTGCGCCAAGTCACCGATGACAAGTCGCTGCCTAAAGATGTCCGCAAACAGCTCCAGATTGACCATGCGGCCAAGGTCAGCGATGCAGCAAAACTGGTTAAGCTGGCAGATAAAACCTACAATCTGCGCGACCTGGTCAAGTCGCCTCCGGCTGGCTGGTCGCTGGAGCGGCAGCGAGCATACTGCGAATGGGCCAAGCGTGTGGTGGATCAGATGCGAGGGGTGCACCCGACGCTGGAAGATCTGTTTGATGCCGCCTATGCAGACGCGATGGCCCGCAACCTGGTCTAG
- a CDS encoding histidine kinase: protein MATPCHILVEDNPVIIYASRNGTPEKVTRMLSRFLATFAEERETAGEFTDTPECLAAQIVVRFGFEICEDDFSNLKVGLKFYPDVDYLYFINQQFQISVWLPQDAYRTNPNLGLKGCQPLAATPENR from the coding sequence ATGGCTACCCCCTGTCACATTTTAGTTGAAGACAATCCTGTCATTATCTATGCCAGCCGCAATGGCACACCGGAAAAAGTGACGCGCATGCTGAGCCGATTTTTAGCCACCTTTGCCGAGGAGCGCGAAACCGCCGGAGAGTTTACCGATACACCAGAGTGTTTAGCGGCCCAAATTGTTGTTCGATTTGGGTTTGAAATCTGTGAAGACGATTTTTCTAATCTAAAAGTGGGGCTGAAGTTTTACCCCGATGTAGACTACCTTTACTTTATTAATCAGCAGTTTCAGATATCGGTATGGCTGCCTCAAGATGCCTACCGCACCAATCCTAATCTGGGTCTCAAGGGATGTCAGCCCCTCGCTGCGACTCCAGAAAATAGATAG
- a CDS encoding histidine kinase, with translation MEDSVNGIRQDIQLPLKLLLFIDKRPGSAEHVQQIRHYMRGLEEHFSFHLDVVDVGEQPYLAEHYKLVASPALIKLSPSPQQTLAGRDIIPQLEMWWPRWYREATDGVHTSVKKGSQADLSLDLEEFNNEISHSAEIMKLSDEIFRLNQTKEELEAQLRFKNRIIAMLAHDLRNPLTAASIAVETLEMGHVPRGERSINLSPALTAQLLKHARTQIRAIDRMITDILNAARGASVDLQLQPQEMNLKDLCLEVVDSFQRRFADKQQQVVTDIPQDLPTVYADSVQVRRVVVNLLDNAVKYTPEGGRIEVLALHRTTQKVQITINDTGPGIPPENQDKIFEERYRLQRDENKEGYGLGLALCQRIIRAHYGQIWVDSKPESGSCFYFTLPVYGN, from the coding sequence ATGGAGGACTCTGTTAACGGGATTCGGCAGGACATCCAACTGCCCCTCAAATTGTTGTTGTTTATTGACAAACGGCCCGGTTCTGCAGAGCATGTCCAGCAAATTCGTCACTATATGAGAGGGTTGGAAGAGCACTTTTCCTTCCACCTAGATGTGGTTGATGTTGGAGAGCAGCCTTATCTGGCCGAGCACTACAAACTGGTTGCCAGTCCAGCGCTGATCAAGCTATCGCCCTCGCCCCAGCAGACGCTAGCCGGCAGAGACATCATTCCCCAGCTAGAGATGTGGTGGCCCAGATGGTATCGGGAAGCCACTGACGGCGTTCACACTTCGGTTAAAAAAGGCAGCCAAGCAGATCTCAGCCTTGATTTAGAAGAGTTCAATAACGAGATCAGCCACTCAGCTGAAATCATGAAGCTCTCGGATGAGATTTTTCGGCTCAATCAGACTAAGGAAGAACTAGAAGCCCAGCTCCGGTTTAAGAACCGCATTATTGCCATGCTGGCTCATGACCTGCGCAATCCGCTGACCGCTGCCTCAATCGCTGTAGAGACCCTAGAAATGGGGCACGTTCCGCGAGGTGAGCGCAGCATCAACCTGTCTCCTGCGCTAACCGCCCAACTGCTAAAGCATGCTAGAACCCAAATCCGGGCCATTGACCGGATGATCACCGACATTCTCAATGCTGCTAGAGGAGCCTCGGTCGATCTGCAGCTCCAGCCTCAAGAAATGAACCTAAAAGACCTCTGCCTCGAAGTAGTGGACTCTTTTCAACGGCGGTTTGCCGATAAGCAGCAGCAGGTAGTCACTGATATTCCTCAAGACCTGCCCACGGTCTATGCCGATAGCGTGCAGGTGCGCCGGGTCGTCGTCAACCTGCTTGACAATGCTGTCAAGTACACGCCCGAAGGCGGCAGGATTGAGGTCTTGGCCCTGCATCGCACTACTCAAAAAGTGCAGATTACTATCAACGATACTGGTCCCGGCATTCCTCCCGAAAACCAGGACAAGATTTTCGAGGAACGCTACAGGCTCCAGCGGGACGAGAACAAGGAAGGCTATGGCCTGGGTCTAGCCCTCTGCCAGCGCATCATTCGGGCTCACTACGGCCAAATCTGGGTCGATTCTAAACCCGAGAGCGGCAGCTGTTTTTACTTTACGCTGCCGGTATATGGGAACTAG
- a CDS encoding YihY/virulence factor BrkB family protein has translation MPPTPPRLPELRLSLARLFNLATFRDVVRHTWKYRLPNLTTGIAYLTLLALLLGGLALLLATGLIQPSWRSGLSSLLSQVLPVAPLTNQEAWPDSLSTGQQQWLILTGLLAWWAGTGALQGLLKTLDLIHQIPINQRRSRWRGRMIAIALALGLGLTAGFTLHLAYAGSGSIHLAAQSGASLSLWAAIFRRLLYWLLAWGVLTATFTGLYYLGPSRWLPGTPLLPGALVAASFWIGALAIWQRSSEPLQTYEATFGTLGLLILLMAWVYGGLLAVLVGGQVNISVGRQRALQAPPQMQRTVIPPSFESFTIRRRDDRLP, from the coding sequence ATGCCGCCAACGCCTCCCAGACTTCCCGAGTTGAGACTTTCCCTGGCCCGGTTGTTTAATCTGGCTACTTTCCGGGACGTTGTCCGCCACACCTGGAAGTACCGCTTGCCCAACCTGACCACTGGGATCGCTTACCTGACCTTGTTGGCGCTACTGCTGGGCGGTCTGGCACTGCTACTGGCCACTGGGCTCATACAGCCGAGCTGGCGCAGCGGTTTGAGTAGCCTCCTCAGCCAAGTCTTGCCGGTTGCCCCTCTAACAAACCAGGAAGCCTGGCCCGACAGCCTCTCTACTGGACAGCAGCAGTGGCTGATCTTGACTGGGCTGCTGGCTTGGTGGGCCGGAACTGGAGCCTTGCAAGGCCTATTAAAAACCCTCGACCTGATCCACCAGATTCCAATTAATCAGCGGCGATCGCGCTGGCGCGGTCGGATGATTGCGATCGCACTAGCCTTGGGGCTAGGGCTGACAGCAGGCTTTACCCTACATCTGGCCTATGCGGGCAGCGGCTCGATTCACCTAGCAGCGCAGTCAGGGGCTTCCCTTAGTCTCTGGGCAGCCATATTTCGACGCCTGCTTTACTGGCTATTGGCCTGGGGAGTGTTGACCGCTACGTTTACCGGCCTCTACTATCTGGGGCCAAGCCGCTGGCTGCCGGGAACCCCTCTCTTACCCGGTGCTTTGGTCGCCGCCTCGTTTTGGATAGGGGCTTTGGCCATTTGGCAGCGATCTAGCGAACCCCTGCAAACCTACGAGGCGACCTTTGGCACCCTCGGCCTGCTAATCCTGCTTATGGCCTGGGTTTATGGCGGCCTGTTGGCGGTGTTAGTTGGTGGTCAAGTCAATATCAGCGTGGGGCGACAGCGGGCGCTACAGGCTCCTCCGCAGATGCAACGCACTGTGATACCGCCGTCGTTCGAATCCTTTACCATTCGCCGCCGAGACGACCGTCTGCCCTAA
- a CDS encoding SRPBCC family protein has translation MVISADRETFRTGLSGLALDQPALATHASLLKGQVLVDPQYCPHGGGAVTAQMYVPIDKTRLWPQLTNYSRWPQFFPNITHSEVLETVKTSSQRYRRLYQVGRKGFLMLTAQVEIYLRVFESLCDDAVGAASRPRIQFRFESGTFAHFAADLDLQDFHEGTLLTYSVSAKPLIPVPGLFIEQAMRYDLPGNMEQMRRVLCAHR, from the coding sequence ATGGTCATTAGTGCTGATAGAGAAACGTTCAGAACGGGACTTTCGGGCCTTGCCTTAGACCAACCAGCGTTGGCAACTCATGCCTCCCTACTAAAGGGTCAGGTCTTAGTTGATCCCCAATACTGCCCTCATGGCGGCGGAGCCGTAACCGCACAAATGTACGTGCCCATTGATAAAACGCGGCTCTGGCCTCAGCTGACCAACTACAGCCGCTGGCCTCAATTTTTTCCCAACATCACCCACAGTGAAGTGCTAGAGACAGTAAAAACGTCGAGCCAGCGCTACCGGCGGCTCTACCAGGTGGGGCGTAAAGGGTTTTTGATGCTGACGGCCCAGGTCGAGATTTACCTGCGAGTTTTTGAGAGCCTGTGCGATGACGCCGTGGGCGCAGCGTCTCGCCCTCGCATTCAGTTTCGCTTTGAGAGCGGCACCTTTGCTCACTTTGCCGCCGACCTCGATCTGCAAGACTTCCATGAGGGCACGCTGTTGACCTACTCGGTCTCAGCCAAGCCGCTGATCCCCGTTCCTGGTCTCTTCATTGAGCAAGCTATGCGCTACGACCTGCCCGGCAACATGGAGCAGATGAGACGCGTTCTCTGCGCTCACCGATAG